The following are encoded together in the Plasmodium reichenowi strain SY57 chromosome 3, whole genome shotgun sequence genome:
- a CDS encoding cytoadherence linked asexual protein 3.1 yields the protein MVSFFKTPIFTLIIFLFLNEKVICSINENQNDTISQNVNEHENISQNVNDNDNYNDNIEQLKSMIGNDELHKNLTILEKLILESLEKDKLKYPLLKQQTEQLLDISKFKKKNITDADDETYIIPTVQSTFHDIVKYEHLIKEQLIEVYNSDISDIIKKKIFIVRTLKTIKLMLIPLNSYKQNNDLKASLEELNNVFTKKEVQKETSPIGDHGTFFRKLLTHVRTIKENEDIENKGETLILGDNKIDVMDSNDFFFTTNSNVNFMEALDDITNQYGLGLINHLGPHLIALGHFTVLKLALKNYKNYFEAKNTKFFSWQKILEFSMSDRFKVLDMMCDHESVYYSEKKRRKTYLKVDRSETSMECNILEYLLHYFNKYQLEIIKTTQDTDFDLHGMMEHKYIKDYFFSFMCNDPKECIIYHTNQFKKEANEENTFPEEPNREISAYNLYLNYYYFMKRYSSYGVKKTLYVHLLNLTGLLNYDTRAYVTSLYLPGYYNAVEMSFTEEKEFSKLFESLIQCIEKCHYNQTYTPLKDSNLLNDVTKCDLCKGAFLYSNIKFDEVPSMLQKFYVYLTKGLKIQKVSSLVRTLDVYQDYSNFLSHDINWYTFLFLFRLTSFKDIGNKNVAEAMYLNIKDEDTFNKTVVTNYWFPSPIKKYYTLYVRKHIPNNLVDELEKLMKSGTLEKMKKSLTFLVHVNSFLQLDFFHQLNEPPLGLPRSYPLSLVLEHKFKEWMDSSPAGFYFSNYQNPYIRKDLHDKVLSQKFEPPKMNQWNKVLKSLIECAYDMYFEQRHVKNLYKYHNIYNINNKIMLMRDSMDLYKNNFEDVLFFADIFNMRKYMTATPVYKKVKDRVYHTLHSIIGNSVNFYKYGIIYGFKVNKEILKEVVDELYSIYNFNTDIFTDTSFLQTVYLLFRRIEETYRTQRRDDKISVNNVFFMNVANNYSKLNKEEREIEIHNSMASRYYAKTMFAAFQMLFSTMLSNNVNNLDKAYGLSENIQVATSTSAFLTFAYVYNGSIMDSMTNSLLPPYAKKPITQLKYGKTFVFSNYFMLASKMYDMLNYKNLSLLCEYQAVASANFYSAKKVGQFIGRKFLPITTYFLIFRISWTHAITTGSHLIPELTDPNYNPEITCSGGTKLNGATAQGPSEKDPQCINYTAPGSFFFSHSLAGVASQYLFFYFFTNLYLDAYKSFPGGFGPAIKEQTQHVQEQTYERKPSVHSFNRNFFMELANGFMYAFCFFTISQMYAYFENVNFYITSNFRFLERYYGVFNKYFINYARTKLKEFTSDLLIKYEREAYLNMKKYGYLGEVIAARLSPKDKIMNYVHQTNEDIMSNLRRYDMENAFKNKMSTYVDDFAFFDDCGKNEQFLNERCDYCPVIEEVEETQLFTTTGDKNTNETTEIKKQTSTYIDTEKMNEGDSVDSDNEKDIDEPDDELMIARFH from the exons atggtttcattttttaaaactcCAATCTTTACTTTaattatctttttattcttaAATGAAAAGGTAATATGTTCaataaatgaaaatcaAAATGATACCATTAGTCAAAATGTCAACGAACATGAAAATATTAGTCAAAATgtaaatgataatgataattataatgacAATATTGAACAGTTAAAATCCATGATTGGAAATGATGAACTACATAAGAATCTAACAAtattagaaaaattaattttagAGTCTCtagaaaaagataaattaaaatatccTCTCCTTAAACAACAAACTGAACAATTGTTAGATATATCgaaatttaaaaaaaaaaatattactGATGCGGATGATGAAACGTACATCATACCAACCGTCCAATCAACTTTTCACGATATTGTAAAATACGAACATCTTATAAAAGAACAATTAATAGAAGTTTATAATTCTGATATTTCAGATataattaagaaaaaaatatttattgtaAGAACATTAAAAACAATTAAATTAATGCTTATACCATTAAATTCGTACaaacaaaataatgatttaAAAGCATCACTtgaagaattaaataatgtatttacaaaaaaagaagtTCAAAAGGAAACAAGTCCAATAGGTGATCATGGGACATTCTTTAGAAAATTGTTAACCCATGTTAGAAcaattaaagaaaatgaagatatagaaaataaaggAGAAACACTTATACTAGgagataataaaatagatGTAATGGATTCAAATGATTTCTTTTTTACGACCAATTCTAATGTAAATTTTATGGAAGCATTGGATGATATAACGAATCAATATGGATTAGGTTTGATTAATCACCTAGGTCCTCATTTAATAG CCTTGGGACATTTTACTGTATTAAAATTAGcattaaaaaattacaaaaattattttgaggcaaaaaatacaaaattttttaGTTGGCAAAAAATTTTAGAGTTCTCCATGTCTGATAGATTTAAGGTCCTTGATATGATGTGTGACCATGAATCTGTATATTATTCTGAAAAAAAACGTagaaaaacatatttaaaagtTGACAGATCAGAAACATCAATGgaatgtaatatattagaatatctattacattattttaataaatacCAATTAGAAATAATTAAAACTACACAAGATACTGATTTTGACTTACATGGTATGATGgaacataaatatataaaggattatttcttttcatttatgTGTAATGATCCTAAAgaatgtattatttatcataCAAATCAGTTCAAAAAAGAAGCAAACGAAGAAAACACTTTTCCTGAAGAACCTAATCGTGAAATAAGTgcatataatttatatttaaattattattattttatgaaaCGATATAGTTCATACGGagtaaaaaaaacattatatgttcatttattaaatttaacTGGACTTTTaa ATTATGATACGAGAGCATACGTGACATCGCTTTATTTACCAGGATATTACAAcg CGGTCGAAATGTCTTTTACGgaagaaaaagaattttCCAAACTTTTTGAAAGCCTAATACAAT GTATTGAAAAGTGCCATTATAACCAAACATATACACCATTAAAAGATAGTAATTTACTTAATGATGTAACAAAATGTGATTTGTGCAAAGGAGCTTTCTTATATTCTAACa TAAAATTCGATGAAGTTCCTTCGATGTTACAAAAATTTTACGTATATTTAACTAAAGGTctaaaaatacaaaaagTTTCTTCTTTAGTAAGAACGTTAGATGTTTATCAAGATTACAGTAATTTCTTATCACATGATATTAATTGGTATACTTTcctatttttatttagaCTTACAAGTTTTAAAG ATATTGGAAACAAAAATGTTGCTGAAGCAAtgtatttaaatataaaagatgaaGATACCTTCAACAAAACGGTAGTAACAAACTATTGGTTCCCTTCTcctataaaaaaatattacacATTATATGTTAGAAAACACATACCAAATAATTTAGTAGATg AATTGGAGAAATTAATGAAAAGTGGGACtttagaaaaaatgaaaaaatcTCTCACATTTTTAGTACATgttaattcatttttacaactagatttttttcatcaacTTAATGAACCACCTCTTGGATTACCGCGATCATATCCTTTATCTTTAGTTCTTGAACATAAATTTAAAGAATGGATGGACAGTTCTCCAGCAggtttttatttttcaaattatcaaaatccatatataagaaaagaTTTACATGATAAAGTTTTATCACAGAAATTTGAACCTCCAAAAATGAATCAGTGGAACAAAGTTTTAAAGTCGTTAATTGAATGTGCATATGATATGTATTTTGAACAGAGACATGTTaagaatttatataaatatcataacatttataatataaataacaaaataatgttAATGCGAGATTCAATggatttatataaaaacaattttgaagacgtattattttttgcagatatatttaatatgaGAAAATATATGACTGCCACACCagtatataaaaaggtAAAAGACAGAGTGTACCATACTTTGCATAGTATTATAGGGAATTCTGtgaatttttataaatatggtATTATATATGGATTTAAAGTAAAcaaagaaatattaaaggAAGTGGTTGATGAATTGTATtccatatataattttaacaCAGATATATTTACGGATACGTCCTTTTTACAAACcgtttatttattatttagaAGAATAGAAGAAACGTACAGGACCCAAAGAAGAGATGACAAAATA AGTGTAAATAACGTTTTTTTCATGAATGTGGCAAATAATTATTCCAAATTAAACAAAGAAGAAAGAGAAATCGAAATACATAATTCTATGGCGTCACGATATTATGCAAAAACCATGTTTGCTGCATTTCAAATGTTATTTTCCACCATGCTAAGCAACAATGTAAATAATCTTGATAAAGCATATGGATTAAGTGAAAATATCCAAGTAGCAACAAGTACTTCTGCTTTTCTTACATTTGCATATGTATATAACGGAAGTATCATGGATAGTATGACTAACAGTTTATTACCACCATATGCAAAAAAACCAATAACTCAATtaaaatatggaaaaacTTTTGTTTTCtcaaattattttatgcTAGCATCTAAAATGTATGATAtgttaaattataaaaatttaagtCTTTTATGTGAATATCAGGCTGTGGCAAGTGCAAATTTCTATTCGGCTAAAAAAGTAGGTCAATTTATTGGAAGAAAATTTTTACCCATTACTACctattttcttattttcaGAATTAGTTGGACGCATGCTATTACAACAGGAAGTCATTTAATTCCAGAATTAACAGATCCAAATTATAATCCTGAAATAACTTGTTCTGGTGGAACAAAATTGAATGGTGCTACTGCTCAAGGTCCTAGTGAAAAAGATCCCCAATGTATTAACTATACAGCCCCTGGAAGTTTTTTCTTCAGTCATTCACTTGCAGGTGTTGCATCccaatatttatttttttattttttcacaAATTTATACCTTGATGCCTACAAATCTTTTCCTGGAGGATTTGGTCCTGCAATAAAAGAACAAACTCAACATGTTCAAGAACAAACCTACGAACGCAAACCGTCAGTTCATAGTTTTAATAGAAATTTTTTCATGGAACTCGCAAATGGTTTCATGTATGCCTTTTGTTTTTTCACAATTTCACAAATGTATGCATATTTTGAAAAtgttaatttttatattacgAGTAATTTCCGTTTCCTGGAAAGATATTATGGTGTATtcaataaatattttataaactATGCCAGAACTAAACTTAAAGAATTTACTAGTgatcttttaataaaatatgaacgTGAGGcttatttaaatatgaaaaaatatggtTATTTAGGTGAAGTTATTGCAGCTAGACTTTCTCCTAAAGATAAAATCATGAATTATGTGCACCAAACTAACGAAGATATCATGAGTAATTTAAGAAGATATGATATGGAAAATGCatttaaaaacaaaatgtCTACATATGTAGATGATTTTGCTTTTTTTGATGATTGTGGCAAAAACGAACAATTTTTAAATGAGAGATGTGATTACTGTCCTGTAATTGAAGAGGTGGAAGAAACACAATTATTTACTACCACTGGTGATAAAAACACTAATGAGACCAcggaaataaaaaaacaaacaagtacatatattgatactgaaaaaatgaatgaaGGGGATTCGGTAGATAGCGACAATGAAAAGGATATCGATGAACCTGATGATGAATTAATGATCGCACGATTTCactaa
- a CDS encoding ABC transporter, (TAP family), putative, with protein sequence MKYLFFSLFLCYNLIVYIYCVSKNAYNIKKKRRGECNFPINNQRCNNNMNSLIMNKYLYKKRKHSNTLPFIKTYNNFKEKNKNDVVYISYYSINHNKKYNNKIHTHILFMNNNNNNNNNNSSSSSSSSSSNNNKEYIKANNTNMLFSIYNKISEDGKSKNSLLSDISKLFKIVKDSKLIFVTGFLLTTLSAIVDSYIPIFLSKTVSFVMERKNFTFLKIHKTNLSVVKDLIEYLKFFSTNPFHMYVLISVISLLFSSFRSYIFNVCAYVSTNKLQKYLFNVLLHKNMNYFKKKGKGELISRLNIDSSELIDIFTTNIIVLFRNMIKIVLSFYFLYKINVHLFIVSLFIVFIISNISIFFSNIFRKLAKEESNVVAQSNNIVEESIYNFSLISTFNTHNKEIKKYNNSLDTIYMSRMKLGLLYIIEKFFIRLIDMMTFILTLILSKKTLMYNLNTDTRTIISSVIYMQNIIAQSCTIEQQYSRVQELIGNAEDVIKLIEKDNMRNNNNNNNENIKLVCNKYNFFSILFNINDMKNFIFNHSLLKKFQTIQNNSDYVSNIIKPNYLKLFERNYNNLIKLFFNEKNYNQCDESLFKNGSIDDIINNIDMYEKKEETNKTNKINDYHNFISNKQVYDDKTKDCTLKKKKQDNSFHYNTPNNNVDMKNQLDQHCFSKSEKFQNKLKKKIQEINMQEVYQFIKNDHELIIKYKLDRKFIRFLKTHYKKNIILFILKLYKERNNSVSDNFLFLFDNISSFKNLSMKDKKSILKMSNITNKTIYIILLTFLFYNYSKFYYKRQKKKNFINFIEKKNKMLKNNQNVERDQHGSSTYEKLYESMDDEININDVLSDTICDNSDDTICDNSNDTICDNSNDTICDNSNDTICDNSNDTICDNSNDTLCDNSNDTICDNSNDTICNNSNDTICDNSNDTLCDNSNDISRNYQSNQHLYPQIMSTKPNKNDQYNNNPTDNLELNNESVILNKTKSRTKKKRNLNNILPYIVENAIKELEILKFIDANYKSINENLILDNIKDNQKGSTLIFENVDFYFAKYPKNKILSNINLKFSNKYTYGILCYNDSGKNYLAKLAARLYNKTYGNILLDDENIENISKYILTKKISLVEEQSYIFSDSIIYNMLYSYNCITKGNKNFYYLNYNFKLNQNNINNCVHLFSHDNDITTSDYNNNNINKNINSDNYSSSSSNTISSSINNEQYEKIKEKNKKKKIKYKIKENKPSIYNIHNTTNNNLVDQSLYTFKNFKKKCLMCGSLIDTKLLEEQKKSPSYNKYKVHFIKKLYKEIIKVSKIVCLYDVINSYPDKFFHNINDKILSGGQKQKISLARAIIKKPKILILDDAFSALDAANELKIFSSLKNYLPNCTIVNLSHKITTVNKCDYIYVLKDGKIIEHGLRTKLIQNRNSEYIKKFNEY encoded by the coding sequence atgaaatatttatttttttccttattcTTATGTTATAACTTAATcgtttatatatattgtgtTTCAAAAAAtgcatataatataaaaaagaaaagaagGGGGGAATGTAATTTCCCTATAAATAATCAAAgatgtaataataatatgaactctcttattatgaataaatatttgtataaaaaaaggaaacATTCTAATACGTTACCATTTATCAAAACATATAACAATTTTAAggaaaaaaacaaaaatgatGTAGTATAcatatcatattattctataaatcataataaaaaatataataataaaatacacacgcatattcttttcatgaataataataataataataataataataatagtagtagtagtagtagtagtagtagtagtaataataataaagagTATATCAAAGCAAATAATACCAATATGTTGTTCAGCatttataacaaaatatcAGAAGATGGGAAATCCAAAAATAGCCTACTTAGTGATATAtctaaattatttaaaattgtAAAAGATAGcaaattaatatttgtaactggatttttattaacaaCCTTGTCAGCAATTGTCGATTCATACATTCCAATTTTTCTATCCAAAACGGTATCTTTTGTAAtggaaagaaaaaattttacATTTCTTAAAATACACAAAACGAATTTGTCAGTTGTAAAAGATTTAATAGAATATCTTAAATTTTTTAGTACTAACCCTTTCCATATGTATGTATTGATATCTGTTATAagtttattattttcttcctttcgttcatatatttttaatgtGTGTGCATATGTAAGCACTAataaattacaaaaatatcTTTTCAATGTATTgttacataaaaatatgaactattttaagaaaaaaggaaaaggaGAATTAATAAGTAGACTTAATATCGATTCATCTGAATTAATTGATATTTTTACAACGAACATCATTGTATTATTTCgaaatatgataaaaatagttttgtcattttattttttatataaaattaacgtacatttatttattgtttctttatttattgtttttattatttcaaatatatccatttttttttctaatatatttcGTAAGCTAGCCAAAGAAGAAAGTAATGTAGTTGCTCAGTCAAACAATATTGTAGAAGAATcaatttataatttttcacTTATAAGTACTTTTAACACAcataataaagaaataaagaaatataataattcattaGATACTATTTATATGTCTAGGATGAAATTAGggttattatatattatagaGAAGTTTTTTATTCGTCTAATAGATATGATgacatttatattaacCCTAATTTTAAGTAAAAAAACGTTAATGTATAATTTGAATACTGACACAAGAACGATCATTTCGTCTGTCATATATATGCAAAATATAATTGCTCAATCATGTACGATAGAGCAACAATATTCAAGGGTTCAAGAACTTATAGGTAATGCAGAAGATGtcataaaattaatagAAAAGGACAATATGCGCaacaataacaataataataatgaaaatattaaattggtatgtaataaatataatttcttttctattctttttaatataaatgatatgaaaaattttatatttaatcattctcttttgaaaaaatttCAAACCATACAAAACAATTCTGATTATGTTTCCAATATAATTAAACCGAATTATCtaaaattatttgaaaGAAACTATAAcaatttaattaaattattttttaatgaaaagaattataatCAGTGTGATGAAAGCCTTTTCAAAAATGGATCAAttgatgatataataaataatattgatatgtatgaaaaaaaagaagaaacaaataaaacaaataaaataaatgattaCCACAATTTTATAAGTAATAAACAAGTGTACGACGATAAAACAAAGGATTGTActttaaagaaaaaaaaacaagataattcatttcattataatacaCCAAATAATAACGTTGACATGAAAAATCAATTAGATCAACATTGTTTTAGTAAATCAGAAAAAtttcaaaataaattaaaaaaaaagatacaAGAAATCAATATGCAAGAAGTATACcaatttattaaaaatgatcaTGAACTTAttatcaaatataaattagATCGAAAATTTATACGTTTTTTAAAGACacattataaaaaaaatatcatattatttatcctaaaattatataaagaaagGAATAATTCAGTATCAGATAATTTTCTATTCCTTTTTGATAACATTAgttcatttaaaaatttatcaATGAAAGACAAAAAGAGCATCTTAAAAATGAgtaatataacaaataaaacaatatatattattttgcTTACCTTCctattttataattattccAAGTTTTATTACAAGAGgcagaaaaaaaaaaatttcataaattttattgaaaaaaaaaacaaaatgttAAAGAATAATCAAAATGTTGAAAGGGACCAACACGGTTCAAGTACATACGAGAAATTGTATGAATCAATGGatgatgaaataaatataaacgATGTCTTAAGTGACACCATATGTGATAATTCAGATGACACCATATGTGATAATTCAAATGACACCATATGTGATAATTCAAATGACACCATATGTGATAATTCAAATGACACCATATGTGATAATTCAAATGACACCATATGTGATAATTCAAATGACACCTTATGTGATAATTCAAATGACACCATATGTGATAATTCAAATGACACCATATGTAATAATTCAAATGACACCATATGTGATAATTCAAATGACACCTTATGTGATAATTCAAATGATATCTCAAGAAATTATCAATCGAACCAGCATTTATATCCACAAATTATGTCCACTAAGccaaataaaaatgatcaatataataataaccCAACAGACAATTTAGAATTGAATAATGAATCAgttattttaaataaaacaaaaagcagaacaaaaaaaaaaaggaatttAAACAATATCTTACCTTATATTGTAGAAAACGCtataaaagaattagaaattttaaaatttattgatgccaattataaaagtataaatgaaaatttaatattagataatataaaagataatcAAAAAGGAAGTACTTTAATTTTTGAAAATGTAGATTTTTATTTTGCCAAATAtccaaaaaataaaattttatcaaatattaatttaaaattttccaataaatatacatatggaatattatgttataatGACTCAGGAAAAAATTATCTTGCCAAATTAGCTGCTAggttatataataaaacatatggcaatatattattagatgatgagaatatagaaaatatatccaaatatatattaaccaaaaaaatatcattaGTAGAAGAACAaagttatatttttagtgacagtataatttataacatgctttattcatataattgTATTACAAAAGGAAacaaaaatttttattatttaaattataatttcaagttgaatcaaaataatataaataattgtGTACACCTTTTCTCTCACGATAATGATATTACAACAAgtgattataataataacaatattaataaaaatattaatagtgataattatagtagtagtagtagtaataCTATTAGTAGttctataaataatgaacaatatgaaaaaattaaagagaaaaacaaaaaaaaaaaaattaaatacaaaataaaagaaaataagCCATCCATATACAATATACATAATACAACTAATAACAATCTTGTAGACCAatcattatatacatttaaaaattttaaaaaaaaatgctTAATGTGTGGAAGTCTTATAGACACAAAATTATTggaagaacaaaaaaaaagtccaagctataataaatataaagttcatttcataaaaaaattatataaagaaataattaaaGTTTCAAAAATTGTATGCTTATATGATGTTATTAATTCTTATCCAGataaattttttcataatattaatgataaaatttTATCAGGAGgacaaaaacaaaaaatttcaTTAGCTAGAGctattataaaaaaaccAAAAATACTTATATTAGATGATGCTTTTAGTGCATTAGATGCAGcaaatgaattaaaaatattttcaagtttaaaaaattatttaccAAATTGTACTATCGTAAATCTTTCTCATAAAATAACCACAGTAAATAAGTGtgattatatttatgttttaaaaGACGGGAAAATTATAGAACATGGTTTACGAACAAAATTGATACAAAATAGAAACAGTGagtatattaaaaaattcaatgaatattga
- a CDS encoding CDGSH iron-sulfur domain-containing protein, putative, whose amino-acid sequence MKDPLEYLNKINFNTNKFPQYTHLIENCPSEYENEKVIRICRCWQSAKFPYCDDTHKIFVENGDNVGPYVAKLVSYKLSDEEKLKKQKYNEKYIKLNNKMSYIKSENFNFKWFPTPIINHNFKKYVLLSFFVLTSSVLYTKKEKLYNFNTES is encoded by the exons atgaaggATCCATTAGAATATctaaataaaataaacttTAATACGAATAAGTTTCCTCAATATACACAT TTAATTGAAAACTGTCCGTCGgaatatgaaaatgaaaaggTTATAAGAATTTGTCGATGTTGGCAATCAGCTAAATTTCCCTATTGTGATGATACACATAAG aTATTTGTTGAAAACGGTGACAATGTTGGACCATATGTTGCCAAGTTAGTCAGCTACAAATTGTCagatgaagaaaaattgaagaaacaaaaatacaatgaaaagtatataaaactaaataataaaatgtcttatataaaatcggaaaattttaattttaaatgGTTTCCTACACCTATTATAAatcataattttaaaaaatatgttttgttatctttttttgttttaacGTCATCAGTTTTATATACAAAGAaggaaaaattatataactTCAATACTGAAAgttaa